Proteins encoded by one window of Pseudorca crassidens isolate mPseCra1 chromosome 3, mPseCra1.hap1, whole genome shotgun sequence:
- the GAPT gene encoding protein GAPT — protein MLKSCGNTSVAVSIGISLLLLLVICGIGCVWHWKQRNTRQLTLPKFLQRRKKRKDQSKRVSLSSQVIGPRHKISVQTQDHSSAGKDTNTHGNYENVEACPPQAKEETDKGVYENTWQTNFKEHIYGNETPCDYYTRQKPDTSEEPQDEDIYILPDSY, from the coding sequence ATGCTGAAAAGCTGTGGAAATACTTCAGTGGCCGTTTCCATAGGAATTTCCCTTCTTTTACTGTTGGTGATCTGTGGAATTGGGTGTGTTTGGCACTGGAAACAGCGTAATACAAGGCAACTTACCTTACCAAAGTTtttgcaaaggagaaaaaagagaaaagaccaaAGTAAAAGAGTCTCCTTGAGCTCCCAGGTTATCGGCCCAAGGCATAAAATCTCAGTTCAAACCCAAGACCACAGCTCTGCTGGGAAGGACACTAACACACATGGCAACTATGAAAATGTGGAAGCGTGTCCTCCCCAAgctaaagaagaaacagacaagggAGTATATGAAAACACTTGGCAGACCAATTTCAAGGAACACATCTATGGAAATGAGACACCATGTGACTATTATACCCGCCAGAAGCCTGATACTTCTGAAGAACCTCAAGATGAAGACATATATATTCTTCCGGATTCTTATTAA